Proteins encoded within one genomic window of Sphingomonas sp. KRR8:
- a CDS encoding sugar MFS transporter, whose protein sequence is MAVAHVSPIGAGEDSASASGHTDAPELRYFVFALFFIFGGITSLNDVIIPKLKELFTLSFFEASLVQFCFFIAYAVVGIPGARLVKRIGYMRGALAGLVTMLVGCLLFIPASRSALFPLFLFAYFILAAGVVLVQIVANPLISLLGPARTTSSRLTFAQAFNSLGTTIFPYFGSILILGGLASLSAKELSGPALDAYRTNETQAIVSGYLGLAVALAVVAGAVWLFRNHLKGERHEPSSLADGLALLKGTRFGWGAACIFLYVGAEVAIGSFIVSYLKQPSVLSLTDLSAGKLIPLYWGGALIGRFIGSAVLRVVSPGKVLTFNTIGAITLILISANTSGNVAAYTLLAIGLMNSIMFPTIFSLACEELGPKAADGSGIINVAIAGGAIIPAIYGAMADRIGLAAALTLPALCYLVIAGFGMWCARHRAAF, encoded by the coding sequence ATGGCCGTGGCTCACGTATCGCCGATTGGGGCGGGGGAAGATTCAGCGTCCGCGAGCGGCCACACCGACGCGCCGGAACTGCGCTATTTCGTCTTTGCGCTTTTCTTCATCTTCGGCGGCATCACCAGCCTCAACGATGTCATCATCCCCAAGCTGAAGGAGCTGTTCACGCTGAGCTTCTTCGAAGCCAGCCTGGTCCAGTTCTGCTTCTTCATTGCTTACGCGGTCGTCGGCATTCCCGGCGCTCGCCTGGTCAAGCGGATCGGCTACATGCGCGGTGCACTCGCCGGGCTCGTGACCATGCTGGTCGGCTGCCTTCTGTTCATTCCGGCCAGCCGCTCAGCGCTGTTCCCCCTTTTCCTGTTCGCTTACTTCATCCTCGCCGCAGGCGTGGTGCTGGTGCAGATCGTCGCCAACCCGCTGATCAGCCTGCTTGGACCGGCGCGAACGACCAGCAGCCGGCTTACCTTTGCCCAGGCGTTCAACTCGCTTGGCACCACCATTTTCCCTTATTTCGGCTCGATCCTGATCCTGGGCGGCCTGGCGAGCCTCAGCGCCAAGGAACTGTCGGGCCCGGCGCTCGACGCCTATCGGACCAACGAAACGCAGGCGATCGTCAGCGGCTATCTCGGCCTCGCCGTCGCGCTCGCGGTGGTGGCCGGCGCCGTCTGGCTGTTCCGCAATCACCTAAAGGGTGAACGGCACGAGCCGAGCAGCCTTGCTGACGGCCTGGCTCTTCTGAAGGGCACCCGCTTCGGTTGGGGTGCGGCCTGCATCTTCCTCTACGTTGGTGCCGAAGTCGCCATCGGCAGCTTCATCGTCAGCTATCTCAAGCAGCCTAGCGTCCTCAGCCTGACGGACCTCTCGGCCGGCAAGCTCATCCCGCTTTATTGGGGCGGCGCGCTTATAGGCCGCTTCATCGGCTCCGCCGTGCTGCGCGTGGTCAGCCCGGGCAAGGTGCTAACCTTCAATACCATCGGCGCCATTACCCTCATTCTGATCAGCGCCAACACGAGCGGCAATGTCGCGGCCTACACCCTGCTTGCTATTGGCCTCATGAACTCGATCATGTTCCCGACAATCTTTAGCCTTGCCTGCGAAGAGCTCGGGCCCAAGGCAGCGGACGGGTCGGGCATCATCAACGTCGCCATTGCCGGCGGGGCGATCATTCCCGCCATCTACGGCGCCATGGCCGATAGGATCGGTCTCGCCGCCGCGCTGACCTTGCCGGCCCTCTGCTACCTCGTCATCGCTGGCTTCGGCATGTGGTGCGCCCGGCACCGCGCAGCCTTCTAA
- a CDS encoding LacI family DNA-binding transcriptional regulator — MSQRRPTSFDIAALAGVSQPTVSRALSGNPAVSAETRARVFAAAEKLNYKVDKNASGLRRQQARTLAALFFEDPTPDETLINPFYLSMLGSMVRACAAHGYDLLISFQQLSDDWHVDYEDSRKADGLILLGYGDYTLHRPRLEQLVRHGTHFICWGNPRAAEFGAVVGCDNEQGGFDATRHLIKAGRRRIAFIGTATEAYPEFLERHRGYVRAHQDAGLPVDEQLCVPAGPSEAEGRSAMAELQRRGALPDGLFASSDLAAIGAMHALQEQGVVVPRDVSVVGFDDLAAAGYANPPLTTVAQDARAAGKALVEGLIASIDERGITSQLLPGTLKVRGSSLP; from the coding sequence ATGTCACAGCGGCGGCCAACTTCATTCGATATCGCGGCTTTGGCGGGTGTTTCCCAGCCAACCGTGTCGCGCGCCTTGTCCGGAAATCCGGCTGTCAGCGCCGAGACCCGCGCCCGAGTCTTCGCCGCCGCCGAAAAGCTCAACTACAAGGTCGACAAGAATGCCTCCGGCCTGCGGCGGCAGCAGGCGCGGACTCTGGCGGCGCTGTTCTTCGAGGACCCCACGCCCGACGAGACGCTGATCAATCCCTTCTACCTGTCGATGCTGGGATCGATGGTGCGGGCCTGCGCCGCGCACGGCTATGACCTGCTGATCAGCTTCCAGCAGCTGTCCGACGACTGGCACGTCGATTATGAGGACAGCCGCAAGGCCGACGGGCTGATCCTGCTGGGCTATGGCGACTATACGCTGCACCGCCCGCGGCTGGAGCAGCTGGTGCGGCACGGGACGCACTTCATCTGCTGGGGCAATCCGCGTGCGGCGGAGTTCGGCGCGGTGGTTGGCTGTGACAATGAGCAGGGTGGATTTGACGCGACGCGGCACCTGATCAAGGCTGGCCGGCGCCGGATCGCATTCATCGGCACGGCGACCGAGGCCTATCCGGAGTTCCTGGAGCGGCACCGCGGTTACGTCCGGGCGCACCAGGACGCCGGATTGCCGGTGGACGAACAGCTATGCGTTCCGGCCGGGCCGAGCGAGGCGGAAGGCCGGTCGGCGATGGCCGAGCTGCAGCGGCGTGGCGCCCTGCCCGACGGGCTGTTTGCCTCATCCGATCTGGCGGCGATCGGGGCGATGCACGCGCTTCAGGAACAGGGAGTGGTGGTTCCGCGCGATGTGTCGGTGGTGGGCTTCGACGATCTGGCGGCGGCGGGCTATGCCAACCCGCCGCTGACCACCGTCGCCCAGGACGCACGCGCGGCCGGCAAGGCGCTGGTCGAAGGACTGATCGCCAGCATCGATGAGCGCGGAATTACCAGCCAGCTGCTGCCCGGCACCCTCAAGGTACGGGGCAGCAGCCTGCCTTAG